A genomic region of Candidatus Marimicrobium litorale contains the following coding sequences:
- the holA gene encoding DNA polymerase III subunit delta has product MRLYPEKIANHLQQQLSPVYLISGDEPLLVQECCDMVRQKAREAGCTEREVIDSSAAGFKWPDILNSAASMSLFAERKLTEIRIPNGKPGKEGSAALCDYLELASGDDVLLVIAGKIDKQSVNSKWYKALDKAGTTVQIWPVKSAEMPRWLQQRVRAANMEIDREALQLLCEQVEGNLLAAVQEIEKLKLLTDDTRITVNTVTNSVSNNARYNLFDMTDNALKGDAAGSLRMLHGLRGEGTEPLVALWALTREIRTLYEARRDCDKGQKPQQALTTRRVWKSRMPLMQSALSRHNSDSLSLLLEQAALVDGNVKGYASGNAWDNLEQLVTSLSHNAAA; this is encoded by the coding sequence ATGCGTCTCTATCCAGAGAAAATCGCCAACCACCTACAACAACAACTGTCACCCGTATACCTGATCAGTGGCGACGAGCCGCTGCTGGTGCAGGAATGCTGCGATATGGTCAGGCAGAAAGCACGTGAGGCGGGCTGTACTGAGCGTGAAGTGATAGACAGCAGTGCCGCGGGCTTTAAGTGGCCGGACATACTGAACAGCGCTGCCAGCATGTCGCTCTTTGCCGAACGTAAACTCACCGAAATACGTATTCCCAACGGCAAACCCGGTAAGGAAGGAAGCGCGGCGCTCTGCGACTATCTTGAACTTGCCAGCGGCGATGACGTATTACTGGTAATTGCCGGTAAGATCGACAAGCAATCGGTTAACAGCAAATGGTATAAGGCGCTGGACAAGGCGGGGACAACTGTTCAGATCTGGCCAGTCAAATCTGCAGAGATGCCCCGCTGGCTGCAACAACGCGTGCGCGCGGCGAATATGGAGATCGACAGAGAGGCGCTGCAGCTACTTTGCGAACAGGTGGAGGGCAACCTGCTGGCCGCCGTACAGGAGATAGAAAAACTGAAACTATTGACGGACGATACACGCATCACCGTCAACACGGTGACCAATTCCGTCTCCAACAACGCCCGCTACAACCTGTTCGATATGACCGACAATGCGCTCAAAGGGGATGCAGCGGGCAGCTTGCGGATGCTGCACGGTCTGCGCGGTGAAGGTACGGAGCCACTGGTCGCCCTCTGGGCACTGACCCGTGAAATTCGCACGCTGTATGAGGCAAGAAGGGATTGCGACAAGGGACAAAAACCGCAACAGGCGCTCACTACCCGCCGCGTCTGGAAAAGCCGCATGCCGCTAATGCAGTCCGCCCTTTCGCGCCATAACAGCGACTCACTGTCGCTATTGCTGGAACAGGCCGCCCTCGTTGACGGCAACGTCAAGGGCTACGCCAGCGGCAACGCCTGGGACAATCTCGAGCAGCTTGTCACGTCGCTGAGCCATAACGCCGCCGCCTGA
- the leuS gene encoding leucine--tRNA ligase, with product MTEHNYNPQALEENAQQHWLEQNSFAVEQDDTREKFYCLAMFPYPSGQLHMGHVRNYTIADVIARYQRMQGKNVLQPMGWDAFGLPAENAAIKHNVPPAQWTAQNIDDMRAQLKRLGFAYDWDRELTTCDPDYYRWEQWFFTRLFEKGLAYKKKAEVNWCETDQTVLANEQVVNGCCWRCDNPVERREIDQWFIRITDYAEQLLTDLDQLDQWPEQVRTMQRNWIGRSEGVELDFNHNGESLTVYTTRPDTLMGATYMAVAPQHPIARQAAATSTVLASFIESIANVKVAEAQMATMEKLGMDTGLTATHPLTGEPIPIWVANFVLMSYGSGAVMSVPAHDERDHAFACKYQLPIVQVIDKPKYKYDADVWQDWYAEKSTETRTINSGEFNGKDFEEAFDSVADKLQELGKGKRTVNYRLRDWGVSRQRYWGAPIPIINCDACGTVPVPESDLPVVLPTNVAFEGVGSPIKSMPEFYETECPACGGAATRETDTFDTFMESSWYYARYGCAQNDKAMLDAEADYWTPVDQYVGGIEHAILHLLYSRFYHKLLRDEGLVSSDEPFTRLLTQGMVLKDGAKMSKSKGNTVDPQSLIDRYGADTVRLFSMFAAPPEQSLEWSDSGVEGANRFLKRLWKLGAAHIGAGAAPALDVAKLGDQQKAVRRKLHETIAKVSDDYGRRQTFNTAIAAVMELCNELGRLGSEDNDRAIMDEALRGIVLMLSPIVPHICHALWRALGESGDILDQQWPVVDENALSRDSVEMVVQVKGKVRGKVSVPADADHAAIEEAALAEGNVSRFVEELGDYAVKVVPGKLISIFPRKK from the coding sequence GTGACAGAGCATAACTACAATCCACAGGCACTTGAAGAAAACGCACAGCAACATTGGCTTGAACAAAACAGCTTTGCTGTGGAACAGGATGATACACGCGAGAAGTTTTATTGCCTCGCCATGTTTCCCTATCCCAGCGGACAGCTACACATGGGGCACGTGCGCAACTACACCATCGCCGACGTGATCGCGCGCTACCAGCGCATGCAGGGCAAGAATGTACTGCAACCCATGGGCTGGGATGCCTTCGGCCTGCCGGCAGAAAACGCCGCCATCAAACACAATGTCCCGCCTGCGCAGTGGACCGCGCAAAACATCGATGATATGCGTGCGCAACTAAAGCGGCTGGGCTTTGCCTACGACTGGGACAGGGAACTGACCACCTGCGACCCGGATTACTATCGCTGGGAACAGTGGTTCTTCACGCGCCTGTTTGAAAAGGGCCTCGCCTACAAGAAAAAAGCAGAAGTAAACTGGTGCGAAACCGATCAGACCGTACTGGCCAACGAACAGGTCGTCAACGGTTGCTGCTGGCGCTGCGACAACCCGGTGGAGCGACGCGAAATCGATCAGTGGTTTATCCGTATAACCGATTATGCGGAACAATTGCTGACAGATCTGGACCAGCTTGATCAATGGCCGGAACAGGTGCGCACTATGCAACGCAACTGGATAGGCCGCTCCGAAGGCGTTGAGCTCGATTTCAACCACAACGGTGAGTCGCTCACGGTGTACACCACCCGTCCGGACACGCTTATGGGCGCCACCTACATGGCGGTAGCCCCGCAACACCCGATCGCCCGACAGGCCGCTGCTACCAGCACCGTACTCGCTTCATTCATCGAGTCCATCGCCAACGTCAAAGTGGCCGAAGCCCAAATGGCCACCATGGAAAAACTGGGCATGGATACGGGACTGACAGCCACTCACCCTCTCACCGGCGAGCCAATACCGATCTGGGTCGCCAATTTCGTATTGATGAGTTACGGCTCAGGCGCGGTCATGTCTGTACCCGCACACGATGAGCGCGACCACGCCTTCGCATGCAAATATCAGTTGCCCATCGTGCAGGTGATCGACAAGCCCAAGTACAAATATGATGCCGACGTGTGGCAAGACTGGTACGCGGAAAAAAGCACAGAGACACGCACCATCAATTCCGGCGAATTCAACGGCAAGGACTTCGAAGAGGCCTTCGATAGCGTTGCCGACAAACTGCAGGAACTGGGCAAAGGCAAACGCACCGTTAATTATCGCCTGCGTGACTGGGGCGTATCACGCCAGCGTTACTGGGGAGCACCCATTCCCATCATTAACTGTGATGCCTGTGGCACGGTGCCGGTACCCGAGTCGGATCTACCGGTTGTTCTACCCACGAATGTGGCGTTCGAGGGAGTCGGCTCACCCATCAAGAGCATGCCCGAATTTTACGAAACTGAATGCCCGGCCTGTGGCGGCGCGGCAACTCGCGAGACCGACACTTTTGATACCTTTATGGAATCCTCTTGGTATTACGCCCGGTACGGCTGTGCGCAAAACGATAAAGCGATGCTGGATGCCGAGGCTGATTACTGGACTCCGGTGGATCAATATGTGGGTGGTATAGAACATGCCATTCTGCATCTTCTCTACTCCCGCTTTTATCATAAGTTATTGCGCGACGAGGGCCTGGTCAGCTCCGATGAGCCATTCACCCGGTTGCTGACACAGGGGATGGTGTTAAAGGATGGCGCCAAGATGTCAAAGTCCAAGGGCAACACAGTCGATCCACAATCCCTGATCGATCGTTATGGTGCCGACACTGTGCGCTTGTTCAGCATGTTTGCGGCGCCTCCAGAGCAATCTCTCGAGTGGTCTGACTCAGGAGTGGAAGGCGCCAACCGTTTTCTCAAGCGCCTGTGGAAACTTGGGGCGGCACACATCGGTGCCGGGGCGGCACCGGCACTGGACGTCGCTAAACTGGGTGATCAGCAGAAAGCCGTACGCCGAAAGCTGCATGAAACTATCGCCAAGGTGAGTGATGACTATGGGCGACGACAGACATTTAACACCGCCATCGCAGCGGTCATGGAATTGTGCAACGAGCTGGGCCGACTGGGCAGCGAAGACAATGACCGCGCCATCATGGATGAAGCCCTGCGCGGCATTGTTCTGATGCTGAGTCCGATTGTTCCACACATCTGCCACGCACTGTGGCGGGCACTGGGCGAGAGCGGCGATATCCTCGATCAACAGTGGCCGGTCGTAGACGAAAACGCACTGAGCCGTGACAGCGTCGAAATGGTCGTACAGGTAAAAGGGAAGGTTCGCGGCAAAGTGTCAGTTCCCGCTGATGCAGACCATGCCGCTATAGAAGAGGCCGCTCTGGCAGAGGGCAACGTAAGCCGCTTTGTCGAGGAACTCGGCGACTATGCTGTAAAGGTTGTACCGGGAAAGTTGATCAGTATTTTTCCGAGGAAAAAATAA
- a CDS encoding MBL fold metallo-hydrolase — protein sequence MNKRVRLVGILVLVCVAAVLLLFTYALNHHTALPVNPDWAVPGEPDVSAGAVTVRYSGTATLLFSDGETAWMTDGWFSRPAPLQLVLGKIEPDLSAIEWGLAANDVDTLAAVVPLHSHYDHAMDAPEVARRTGAVLMGSDTTAYIGRGWGLPESQIQVLVDREPFHLGRFEITPIESRHFAFPDPMVRERGLGSLGLDAPLVPPVAAFDYPVGKVYLLHVSHPAGSWLIVGSAGYVPDALRGLEAETVFLGVGGLGSQSPAYREGYWREIIETVAASRVVPIHYDSLTGPLRGPFLGPVTAVAWVSGDEEETRAFLYDKAAANPEIQFMTLPRFEPVLLFP from the coding sequence TTGAATAAACGCGTAAGGCTGGTGGGTATACTAGTGCTGGTATGCGTTGCTGCAGTGCTGCTTTTATTTACCTATGCCCTGAACCATCACACGGCCTTACCCGTTAATCCTGACTGGGCCGTGCCCGGTGAGCCGGATGTGTCCGCCGGTGCGGTGACTGTGAGGTACAGCGGCACGGCGACCCTCTTGTTCAGTGACGGCGAAACCGCATGGATGACCGATGGCTGGTTTTCTCGGCCCGCTCCCCTGCAATTAGTGCTCGGCAAGATAGAGCCCGACCTGTCGGCTATTGAGTGGGGTCTGGCGGCAAACGATGTCGACACACTGGCGGCGGTAGTCCCACTTCACTCTCATTACGATCACGCCATGGATGCACCGGAAGTGGCGCGTCGCACAGGCGCGGTATTAATGGGGTCTGACACGACCGCTTATATCGGTCGTGGCTGGGGCTTGCCCGAGTCGCAGATTCAGGTACTGGTCGATCGCGAGCCGTTTCACCTGGGGCGTTTTGAGATCACGCCTATCGAGTCCCGGCACTTTGCATTCCCGGACCCCATGGTGCGGGAGCGGGGGCTGGGCAGTCTGGGCCTTGACGCGCCACTGGTGCCGCCTGTTGCCGCGTTTGATTACCCCGTTGGGAAAGTATATCTATTGCACGTGAGTCATCCGGCGGGCAGCTGGCTGATTGTCGGTAGCGCGGGTTATGTGCCAGATGCTCTGCGCGGTCTGGAGGCGGAGACGGTGTTTCTCGGTGTGGGCGGACTGGGTTCGCAAAGCCCGGCCTACCGGGAGGGTTACTGGCGGGAAATAATAGAGACGGTCGCGGCCTCGCGGGTTGTGCCCATTCATTACGACAGTCTGACCGGCCCACTGCGGGGCCCTTTTCTTGGGCCGGTAACAGCAGTGGCATGGGTGTCTGGTGACGAAGAGGAGACACGAGCGTTCCTGTACGACAAGGCGGCAGCAAACCCCGAAATACAGTTCATGACGTTGCCTCGTTTTGAGCCTGTGTTGCTGTTTCCGTGA
- the lptE gene encoding LPS assembly lipoprotein LptE, with product MRQRLSSHSGYNLFRSALLLCVLTLLTACGFQLRGIGGPTVPDEWKSMQLVSSNPNSEFSRAVFTRFAINGVQWQEAGFANYRLDLGNEQFRQSNLSIGADARVSEFELTMSVAFRVVDAEGEIAMTSTTVTVVRQMENDPRNVVGKEGELRLLQSEMRNELADKILRRIGFYASNLGNTAADSTADVAPR from the coding sequence ATGCGACAGCGCCTCTCGAGTCACTCGGGGTATAACCTGTTTCGATCGGCCCTACTGCTGTGCGTTCTGACACTGTTAACCGCTTGCGGTTTCCAGCTGCGTGGCATTGGCGGACCCACTGTTCCCGACGAGTGGAAGAGCATGCAACTGGTCAGCAGTAATCCCAACAGCGAATTTAGTCGTGCGGTGTTCACGCGGTTTGCAATCAATGGGGTGCAGTGGCAAGAAGCAGGCTTCGCCAACTATCGACTCGACCTGGGGAATGAACAATTCAGGCAGAGCAACCTTTCCATCGGCGCCGACGCGCGGGTATCCGAGTTTGAACTTACGATGAGCGTCGCGTTCAGGGTCGTAGACGCCGAGGGTGAAATCGCCATGACATCCACCACCGTCACCGTAGTTCGGCAGATGGAAAACGACCCCCGCAACGTGGTCGGCAAGGAAGGCGAACTCCGCTTGCTGCAATCTGAAATGCGCAACGAACTGGCGGATAAAATTTTACGCCGCATCGGATTTTACGCCAGCAACCTTGGGAACACCGCTGCCGACTCCACGGCAGACGTTGCCCCACGATAA
- a CDS encoding cupin domain-containing protein: MTANDMTVSVKLSAVAEEYFFEEGCYITELSNSDDDAAVSIARARLAPGEATRWHMLRDTGERYVLLQGCGLVEVGDMPPQEVVPGDVVLIPPLTRQRIASVGQTDLIFLAICSPPFTPDVYIDIEGEKDSG, translated from the coding sequence GTGACAGCAAACGATATGACAGTGTCTGTAAAGTTATCAGCGGTAGCTGAAGAATACTTCTTCGAGGAAGGGTGCTATATCACGGAGTTATCCAACTCTGATGATGATGCCGCAGTATCTATTGCACGCGCCAGGCTTGCTCCCGGCGAGGCGACACGTTGGCACATGCTGCGCGATACGGGAGAGCGCTATGTTTTGTTGCAAGGATGTGGCCTCGTGGAGGTGGGTGATATGCCGCCCCAGGAGGTGGTGCCCGGAGATGTTGTGCTCATTCCACCGCTGACTCGTCAACGCATCGCCAGTGTTGGTCAAACGGATTTGATATTCCTCGCGATTTGCTCGCCACCTTTTACGCCGGACGTGTATATTGATATCGAAGGTGAAAAGGACTCCGGCTGA
- the imuA gene encoding translesion DNA synthesis-associated protein ImuA, whose translation MLEQVIKRNDTWRGRQDYFRAGGASANSNLHGAQGLPTGYSTLDAELRQQGWPTDGMVELLSDGCGMGAMGVFLPAMEQLSEQARWQTFIAPPYIPYAPLLAARGIDTGQILMVHPRSREDLLWATEQALRSTTCSAVFSWLGAQEYRYSELRRLQLAAADSDSLAVLFRPNQIQGHHTPASLRLQMREYRKVRILKQRGGQRVIDVTLPPEEDSPQQPQLWELPQNPGAGQPAGAAEYRA comes from the coding sequence ATGCTGGAACAGGTTATCAAGCGCAACGACACCTGGCGCGGCCGGCAGGATTATTTCCGGGCCGGAGGCGCTTCCGCCAACAGTAATCTGCACGGAGCGCAGGGTCTGCCCACCGGCTATTCAACGCTGGACGCCGAATTACGGCAGCAGGGCTGGCCTACAGACGGCATGGTAGAGCTACTGAGCGATGGCTGCGGAATGGGCGCCATGGGCGTATTCCTTCCGGCAATGGAGCAACTGAGCGAACAAGCCCGCTGGCAGACATTCATTGCACCGCCCTATATACCCTACGCCCCGCTGCTGGCGGCACGAGGCATTGATACAGGACAAATCTTAATGGTGCACCCTCGCAGCCGTGAGGATTTACTCTGGGCCACAGAACAGGCCCTGCGCAGTACCACCTGCAGCGCGGTGTTCAGCTGGCTGGGCGCGCAGGAATATCGCTACAGCGAATTGCGGCGATTACAACTGGCTGCCGCCGACAGCGACAGTCTGGCCGTATTGTTTCGCCCTAACCAGATACAAGGCCACCACACTCCTGCCAGCCTGCGTCTACAGATGCGCGAGTACCGCAAGGTGCGCATCCTCAAGCAGCGCGGTGGTCAACGGGTCATCGATGTCACACTGCCCCCGGAAGAAGACTCACCACAACAACCGCAGTTGTGGGAGCTGCCTCAAAACCCGGGAGCAGGCCAGCCCGCCGGAGCTGCCGAGTACCGAGCCTAG
- a CDS encoding Y-family DNA polymerase, whose amino-acid sequence MSLWLCLRFDQLPLQCLDRNERQPVVVLAAQRVICANDCASALGIQPGMGSATVRALAADEPVRLLERDEQTEQSCMHQLCSWAYGITPTLCTWQEHCLQLEIGGCLTLFRGLQPLLAEIIRGVSSKGFSMLQGLAPTPKAAWLLSFADKDSAMAIDQALEERLAPLPLDHLATVTQGIDSLRRAGLHTLGDVLALPPASLGRRCGKAFTDFLQQLLGQRDDLQVSFTPPASFTDAVWFGYEVKTCDELLPAVQQLLQSLCHFLRNTQLRTSEVTWQLVGVDHTLLDLRVRSASSHSDWENWYQLSCIHFARLQLTNGVEGLNLDCQDLQLGQQESIDLFSPRNQREPLAALLDRLRNRLGLQAIETVDCRDEHLPEFSVQVGNELTGSRPGPRNRSAQRPFWLMPQPVPLRQQGESLYWNGVLTLHYGPERIEDNWWRQAVSRDYYIAADAAGQQYWLFRDRLERRWYIHGVFA is encoded by the coding sequence GTGAGCCTGTGGCTATGCCTGCGCTTTGACCAACTGCCTCTGCAATGCCTGGACCGCAATGAACGACAGCCAGTCGTAGTGCTGGCCGCACAGCGGGTCATCTGCGCCAACGACTGCGCCTCGGCACTGGGTATTCAACCGGGCATGGGCAGCGCCACCGTAAGGGCGCTGGCCGCGGATGAACCAGTGCGGCTGCTGGAAAGGGATGAACAGACTGAACAGAGCTGCATGCACCAGTTATGCAGTTGGGCCTACGGTATTACACCTACCCTGTGCACCTGGCAGGAGCACTGTCTGCAACTGGAAATCGGCGGATGCCTGACCCTATTCCGGGGCTTGCAACCCCTGCTCGCCGAAATCATCCGGGGGGTCAGCAGCAAGGGCTTCAGTATGCTCCAGGGACTGGCTCCCACGCCAAAAGCTGCCTGGCTGCTGTCCTTCGCCGATAAGGATTCAGCCATGGCGATAGATCAAGCGCTGGAGGAAAGACTCGCCCCCCTGCCACTGGATCACCTGGCAACCGTCACGCAAGGAATCGACTCCCTGCGCCGAGCCGGACTGCACACACTGGGCGATGTGCTGGCTCTACCACCCGCCTCTCTGGGTCGACGCTGCGGCAAAGCTTTTACCGACTTCCTGCAACAGCTGCTGGGGCAGCGGGACGACTTGCAGGTGAGCTTCACGCCCCCGGCAAGTTTCACGGACGCCGTCTGGTTTGGCTATGAGGTCAAGACCTGCGACGAACTATTGCCCGCAGTACAACAGCTGTTGCAGTCCCTGTGCCACTTCTTGCGCAATACCCAGCTGCGTACCAGCGAAGTTACATGGCAACTGGTCGGTGTCGACCACACACTGCTCGATCTGCGCGTGCGCAGCGCCAGCAGTCACAGCGACTGGGAAAACTGGTACCAACTCAGCTGTATCCACTTCGCTCGACTGCAACTGACAAACGGTGTGGAAGGTCTGAACCTAGACTGCCAGGACTTGCAACTTGGCCAGCAAGAAAGTATTGACCTGTTCAGCCCCCGCAACCAGCGTGAGCCCCTGGCGGCCCTGCTGGATCGCCTGCGCAACCGTCTCGGCCTGCAAGCGATCGAAACCGTCGACTGCCGTGACGAACACCTACCGGAATTCTCTGTACAGGTGGGCAACGAACTCACAGGGAGCAGACCTGGGCCGCGTAATCGATCAGCCCAGAGACCTTTCTGGTTAATGCCTCAACCAGTGCCCCTGCGCCAGCAAGGCGAAAGCCTTTACTGGAACGGGGTTCTCACATTGCACTACGGTCCGGAACGTATCGAGGATAACTGGTGGCGGCAGGCGGTAAGCCGCGACTACTACATCGCCGCTGACGCGGCGGGACAGCAGTACTGGCTGTTTCGCGATCGCCTGGAGCGGCGCTGGTATATCCACGGTGTCTTCGCCTAG
- a CDS encoding NAD(P)-dependent oxidoreductase, which produces MKLTLFGATGDLGNECLSQGLIAGHDITVLVRNPDKISPDIAERVTVVQGDGLVREDVSIALPAETEAVLFAVGIDEKTSPKNLCTDVTQNILSVMRERGISRLVWCGGGSNFRPEDEITLGARFVRWYANRFLSHRHTDKEHQLHLLDNSLDIDWVGIRPLQMKKGTRRGTYRIGFLRFSGLSSISFADCAHAMLQMLDNDKWLRKAPIIQY; this is translated from the coding sequence ATGAAACTTACCCTGTTTGGCGCAACCGGCGACTTGGGAAACGAGTGTTTGTCGCAGGGCTTAATCGCAGGCCACGATATAACAGTACTGGTGAGGAATCCGGACAAGATATCCCCGGACATTGCCGAGCGAGTTACCGTGGTGCAAGGTGATGGCCTGGTCCGTGAGGATGTCAGCATAGCGCTGCCGGCCGAAACGGAGGCGGTGCTTTTTGCTGTCGGCATTGATGAAAAAACATCGCCTAAAAACCTGTGTACTGACGTGACGCAAAATATTTTATCGGTGATGCGAGAGCGAGGCATCAGTCGCCTGGTGTGGTGTGGCGGCGGCAGTAATTTCAGGCCAGAGGATGAGATAACGTTGGGCGCCCGCTTCGTGCGGTGGTATGCCAACAGATTTCTGAGCCATCGCCATACGGACAAGGAGCACCAGCTGCACTTGCTGGATAACAGCCTGGATATTGACTGGGTCGGCATACGTCCCCTGCAGATGAAAAAGGGGACGCGACGCGGCACTTACCGTATTGGCTTCCTGCGGTTCAGTGGGTTGTCCAGTATCTCGTTTGCCGACTGTGCTCACGCGATGCTGCAGATGCTCGATAACGATAAGTGGCTGCGCAAGGCGCCGATCATCCAGTATTAG
- a CDS encoding pyridoxamine 5'-phosphate oxidase family protein, translated as MAEKFDALNGKHRAFIEAQHIYFVGTAGASGHVNVSPKGMDSLRILDDTRVAWLNLTGSGNESAAHVLENGRMTVMFCSFDKQPLILRLYGQAIVVHPRHEQWSALLSRFPDSPGARQIFVVNLSMVQTSCGYAVPFFEHGGERPTLKKWAINHGESGIKDYWEQNNTHSLNGADTGIFTDVTDPAEP; from the coding sequence GTGGCAGAAAAATTCGACGCACTGAATGGAAAGCATCGCGCGTTTATTGAGGCGCAGCATATTTACTTTGTCGGCACCGCCGGTGCCAGCGGTCACGTGAATGTCTCTCCCAAGGGAATGGACAGTTTACGCATTCTCGATGACACCCGGGTTGCCTGGCTCAATCTCACGGGTAGCGGCAACGAGTCCGCTGCCCATGTGCTCGAAAATGGTCGTATGACAGTGATGTTCTGCTCCTTCGACAAGCAGCCCCTGATACTGCGTCTCTATGGCCAGGCGATAGTGGTGCACCCTCGCCATGAACAGTGGTCGGCGTTGTTGTCGCGCTTTCCCGATTCGCCGGGGGCGCGCCAGATTTTTGTGGTCAATCTGTCGATGGTGCAGACTTCGTGCGGCTATGCGGTGCCGTTTTTTGAGCATGGTGGAGAGCGGCCCACGTTAAAAAAGTGGGCGATTAATCACGGTGAATCAGGTATTAAGGACTATTGGGAGCAGAATAATACGCACAGCCTGAACGGCGCCGATACCGGTATTTTCACCGATGTTACAGATCCTGCGGAGCCCTGA